The region NNNNNNNNNNNNNNNNNNNNNNNNNNNNNNNNNNNNNNNNNNNNNNNNNNNNNNNNNNNNNNNNNNNNNNNNNNNNNNNNNNNNNNNNNNNNNNNNNNNTGATTTCATGATTATTTATGATTATTGCTAAAATAAAGTAGAGAATAAATCATGGAGATCACATGACTAAGTTTGGGTGTACGAGATGGCCTTGGGTTATCCCATATCCAACAAATTGTTCTTTCAAGTTCTAGAAAATCAAGACTGaaatcataaattcaaaaacaCACATATCAACTGTTAGGATTATGTCCTCAAATGCCAACAAGGATACTTGTATTGggtatttcatttatattatacattcttattattataggcatttattttaatgttcatataaatcttgtgatggcattataattagttttgaatatcatagtccatgtatATTAAGTTAagccttctactctttgtgggataaaagAAGAGTACTAGAAGGGTttagtacttatacacttaaatagtttacaaatcggagaacctttaattgagcattaaaggttcgtaaggatttgtatgacatatactttgacaaagagtgctagttgaacactaagGAATAATGGGAGCATATTTCATAAATGCATCACTAGGATTAGTGTATACGAACATGACTCACAACAAACCAAttacatgggttttactctttgacagtcaatgattgggattgttgattatgatcatatgagtggaccttatacctgaggtatcatgatcacaatgtatttGTGACGACTAGTCTATTATTAAAGTCGTTAGCTTCAGTTTACCTTTTGATAGGACTGACCTCAAAGTGCAACTATGTTAGgcaggtagcagttgtgagtgatcatcAAGAAGAAATTCGTTCTCTTGGAAGTAAACGAGTTAATATCCTATgcaattataagtatgtgagattagagaccttggccaaggcagtcaaaataatcatgtgggacacgaagggtagtttagtaatctcaccctactatagctatttgcatatgatcgagttcagtgactttgacaattaccatggctctcactcggttggcctacgagaacgaaaggtttatacacatatggtaatcataatcggaaaagttcgtaatgatctacttattcgtgttcaattgggttacaacgtggggccacggggctAGCTAGATGTTACCcacatcctttggtatcctcccattgccaatcagaGCTAACCTAGGAAGACACGCTTAAAAGGATAAAGAATCAATCTTGTTTTTGAGTGTAGGggtaaaattgttaatttacaattttattttatgagatgagtgaaattgcaaattggtttagggtttttgccttaagtttaaattttggtttaaattcgatggagtcgaatagataatcaaaattataaggactcaaagacaaaagtggttttagttacattaagactcatatttctaatagaacttctatgaaaatgtttatcatattatgaagattcatatttttaataggacttcataattgaataatatttatcatgttttatgaagtctctataaatatgactcttCTCTAATCCGaggataaataaatcaattctctagtgagaaaaatccccaagctctctctttcttcctctctaaccctaggcgctatttggagaaaaatgaGGAGACTGTTTCTCAATTctggcgtgtgatctagaggagTGGGACTTTCATTCGgtgctaggagatctacgacaatccatGGGATAAATTCGACACATCAAAGGAAAGGCTTTCaaacattaagaggtaattttctagaccttttaattaaattatgttgttcattaaaataattagaacatgtcacaaatttattattccTTCCACATGcctttgatgatgttatttgttttttgcaATATTACCTAACATCAACAATACTAGAGTCTTGCCTGGGAGAAGGGTTAAGGTGGGGTTTTGAAGGTTTATAAGGTAAAGGTTTTCTCAACCCTTATTTGGGGAGAAGGGTTTGTGGAATAGCAAGCGTTTAAGAAGAAAATGAGGGGTTTGAAAATGTAATACCCTAAACCTTTGGATAACTATTGGAATTTATATTATTACAGTTGTAATGGGACTATTTAGTAAGGTtgctctatttaaaaaaaaacaaagtgcaaagcaCAAGAACATAAATGTGAGACTTTATGGAAAAATAagaggatttgatttgaaaggTTTTCGTATACTAAGAACTGAGAAGCAAGTTGGAAGGAAGCTTTTTGAAATACTGTGTTGTGATTCAGGGACCATTACTGAATTTTTAGTGACCTTTTTGTAAGGCTTTTTCTATCGGGATTGAAAGtgtattttctattaaaaaaaaagagtgaggAAATCCTGGTCAACTTAAGGGATAAGCTTTTTCTCAATAATGGAGGCTATAAACAGtgtggagagaaaaaaaatgtgggAAAGATGGAGCTTAGTGCTTGTTAGAGAATATTCATCACAACATCCATTGATAAGAGTTTTCATGGTTTGCTAAGTTGTTAAACTTagattttgtgtgtgtgtgtgtgtgggtgggtGTGTGGATTGAAGCCACTTATTTTCATGGAAAGGAAGAAgtattgatgatgaagaagatgaagttgttgatgatgatggtaatgattgtgatgatgatgatgatgatgatgatgatgatgatgatgatgatgatgatgatgatgatgatgatgatgatgatgatgatgatgatgatgatgatagttTGAAGTTGAGAGGCAGATTGGTGAATCAGATGAAGATGTCGGTGATGTGAGaatggaggagaggttgaagATGAATTATTCATGATTAAGGAAAGGTTAATCCTAATTAGAAGATAATAATATGTGCTTAATGGTTATATGTAATCTTGTTCAAATTAAGTTGATTCAGCtcaatcattttaatttttggttcaGTCCAATTGGATTAAGTGGCTCAATTAGGTTGGGCTTAATTGAGCCACCCCGTTTCATGAAGATTTCATAAGCTTTGGAATTGGTTCAAGTTAAGTTAGTTCAATTGAACTTGGTTCAAGTTTGGCTCAAGTTGGTTTAAGAGGTTCTAGatcaaattgagttggtttaagctCAATCAGAGTTAATTGTAGCATTCTTAACTGAGTTTAAATCAACTTTGAAGCCAGTTTGATTATGCAAAGTCGGTTTTGAGCTGGATTGAGTGaatgggcccaattagagagtagGGTATTTTCTTTTATAGGTACTGTTCCGTCATTAGTTATcggttgatttattttattccatTCTCTTCATGGGAAAGAGTTCCAGTTTAGAATCTAGTCTTATGATGAACCTGAGGAAGACCAGGTGAGTTTGTAGAGGCAACTATTTTGAAATGGttgttcaattattttattaaattatgtttaataatatatcttgtgattaaataaattatttttctactACCAATGAGATTGGATagttatgtattatttttaatcaaagtttATTTTACAATTTGCTATGCGCTAAATGAATTGCTTCTATTTCATGATTGAGTGAATTATGGCAATTGTATTAATATATGCGACCTTGTATAAGTATACGTGGTTTCAGTCGTTGCacgtatatgtatgtatgatttaaaaatttaagatatttattttaagcgTTAGGTATACCTTGACTTTGAAATCTTTGAAAgtctttttttgttgatttgtaaTTTTGGTGAAAATCCATTGACAAAGATTTCTATATGTGTGTATGGttacttgtgaatatttttgAGATGCATAATTTCTTTGTGGTGATGGTGGCGAGCTAGGGCTCGGCCTACTGCAGAATGACTGGGGGAAAATAGTTACCATTTGGGATGGCACTGAGCGTCCCCCGATGGATTGAAGGGATGCCTCTATGTGATGTGAGACATTAAGGGTCACCACACGAGTGGACTCATTGGGCAACACCAAGGCAAacctaaataatatgttttgtgagtatgtatatataattataatgaagTCTTAGCGGACCCAGGCTTAACTGTGACCATAGTTAAGACTGAAACAATTCTGACTAACCCTGTTTgtggtttatattttattggctatttatttgtttgtcttttgtggTGGTCTTGTAGTGGTTATACCCGCAATTTGAGTCTTTTGTGTTACTTGTGTATTCATATAGTTGGACATGTATTCTTTGTGTATTGGCTACCAGCCATATTTGTAAGTTGGTTGTTGTTTCTCAATAGTGTCTGTTTCCAATTACATTGAGTTTTAACTAATAGGTGCCACATTTGCGTCGATAGGAGCAGGTGTAACAAAAAATACCCCATTATATGGATTTGCTCCATGTTTAAGAAATGTTGATAATTTTATGGATAAAAATACCcgtataataactaataatactCTTATATGTTTTGagtgaataaaaagaaaagccCTAACAGAAATTGAATTTCCCAATGTTCAACATGAGGTGCCAATGATTAGGGGGACTCGAGTCACCAAACACAGGACCCAACCTATGCTGCAGAAGAAACCCGCTAAATCAGGTTGACCCGACAGGCCCGCCGAGTTCAGTTTATCTTTAGGGTGAACCAAGCCCACCCTTGTCGAACCCAATCCCCACTGGGTCCGGGATAATTTCGTTTGACCCGGTgcttaaaaaaatctcaaaaaaagGTCTAGATGGGACTCAAGACAAAGACCCATGCATCAAAACTAATACTTGAATCACTTGAACTATAATTGGTTTGTATATTggttctaaaaataaataaataatcacaaagctagttttttaaattataatcttaaaaatttaaaaattaaaaaatatttctaataatttaaaaaattttgagacaagtcaaaatgatttaaaaaggGATGAAATACGTACTTGTACTTAATTAGTTTACCTATCAAATTAAGTTACAGCATGGCTTCTTAAGTGAGAGAAATTAAGATTTATAAATTATCTTCATTAGATCAAAGTTGTCATCTACTTATACATTACAATCCAGATTGTCATCAAAGTTATCTTCTTTAGAATCAATATGGACTCTTACCCTTGACTTTATTTTCGAACTCTAAGGAGTTGTTATTATTGTACTCATCATGTTGTCATTAAAGAAGAAATCATTAGCTTCAAGGTTTTCAacataaaacaccaaaaatatattttataattactcAAAAGAATATAGTGCAAGTTTTTATTACTTAGTTACTAttcaaaaacattgaaatttatatttatattgatgttTTTCAAGAATTGGTAGGAAGTGTGCAAGGAAGTCGTCATTCTACATCTATATATGCAGTGAACCAGAAGGAAAATAAAGGGGGtgctcatataaaaaattataaattttttttaaaatttttttaattaaaaaatatataattagattagtTGAACGACATATTTATTGTAGTTTAGCCAATCCAATtgttacacaaaaaaaaaatacatttataattttttttattcaagacaaaataaaaattaaggggccaaacaataatttttttataaatatttttctaaatatatatatttatataaatatttgtttatatatatatatatcttatatcctaactaataaaaaaatcacggGTTTAACCAATAAatgttttgtaatatttttctaatttttttattctatatgaactaatttgtaataaatgaagactaaacaatgatttttttatttttttattttttttataaaaccaatttataaaatatctaaataagaaatattaattttattccaAACACTACTTTTTAAACTAtcggtattaatttgtaaaaaaaataaatatttttagaaaaatgaaaataaagatccaatgaattattaatatatatatatatagagagagagagtgtgtgtgtgtgtgagaagAGAGAGGGGGTGCTCAACTCTCTCCTGTGttcctcttttatatatatatatataataataataataatattggttgattggggccaagggggtgctcaagcacaccCTTGACCCCCCCTCCATCCGCCActgtatatatgtatagtttttcccacaaataaaacaatttgAATTATAACTCAAGTGGTTAGCATTTTGGACATTCAACATTGAGGTTATgggttcaaataaaaaattataaaattttaaaaaaaaaaatcaaccggCCAAGTTGACTAGGTCGTTATAGTGCGGGTGACCAGGACTCATCCTTTGATCCGTTACAGATCGTGCCAAATCTCGGGCTGTGCCCCGGTTAGCTATGATACTTAAAGCATGTTTGGAATTGGGATAAATATGTGTCCTTATCACCACCAGAACATGATACGAAAAGCATGTTTGGAATCTGAGGTCGAGATTGAGAACAAGATTCACGATTTCAGTttttgtctacacttaccaattttaagataaaatatctGTCCTTGTTAGCACCACCAGAACACAGCTAGTATTCCACCATCTCATTTAGTTccaagaagagaaaaacaaaagaaacaaacttcgCTATATGTTAGCGCGCAGTAGGCAGAGGAAGAggtgaagaaggagatggaggTCGATAACAAGTTCGTGGCATTGAAAGAGTACGTGCATGGCCAGCCATCAGAGTCCAACTTTGAGGTCAAGACTGCTCCCCTTGCCTTAACTCTCAAAAAAGGATCAAACCAAATTATTGTCAAGAACTTTTATGTCTCCATTGATCCCTATCAAATCAATCGCATCAAGGCCTACAGTTCTTCTCACAAGGCTAGCGGCTTCTCCACCCAAATTGGTCTAGGAGAGGTCTTTAACTTTACTTTTCCAAATTGCGTGCTGTTGTTCGTTCACTGTGTTTGGTTTGCTTCATCACTAATTATGTGTACATGCATGGATGCAGAGAGTGGATGCTTTCGGAGTTGGAAGCGTTGTAGCTTCAGTGAACGAGGAGTTCAAAGAGGGTGATTTGGTTGCAGGGTTGCTGAATTGGGAGGAGTACACTGTTGTTCAACCTAGAACCATATTGAATAAGATCACTGATGAGTTCGCTTTGTCTTACCATGTTGGTGTTCTAGGTCTCTGTTCAAAATTACTTCATCATTATCTCTTCACttgaaaataacaacaaattaattaatcagcTAAACATGATGATTTTGCAGGGCCAAGTGGACTCGCAGCTTATGCTGGTTTTTATGAAGTATGCAAACCAAAGAATGGGAACACAGTTTTTGTATCTGCAGCATCTGGATCAGTTGGTAATTTGGTTGGCCAATTTGCAAAGCTTTCTGGATGCTATGTAGTAGGTTGTGCTGGAAATAAGAACAAGGTCCTCCATCTCCTCATCCTTCTCTGTATtctagtttttatatttatacgaTTGATtctattcacacacacacacacacacacacacacacaggtGGATTTACTGAAAGAGAAACTTGGGTTTGATGAAGCATTCAACTACAAAGAAGAACCTGATTTCAAGTTAGCATTAAAAAGGTGAGAAACAAACACTTAGACAAATAGGAGAAACGAAGATATTGAGCTAATTCAACTTGTTTAATAATCAGGTACTTTCCAGATGGCATTGACATATACTTCGACAATGTGGGAGGGGAGATGTTAGAAGCTGCAATTGTAAATATGAAGCCGTTCGGAAGGGTGGCCTTGTGTGGAGTGATCTCTGAATACACCTCTGCTGGACCCAGAGCAGCGCCCAATATGCTTGATGTGATCTATAAGCGAATCAATATTAAAGGGTTCTTGGCCTATGATTATCTTCACATATACAATGAGTTTATATCAACAACTCAGGACCATCTCCGTCATGATAGGCTACAGGTTCTCGAAGACATCTCACAGGGCATTGAGAGTGTTCCAACCGCTTTCTCAGGTCTTTTTCGAGGTGATAATGTTGGAAAGAAGTCTGTCAAGATTGGTAACGGTTGAAAAGAAACAGGAATATGTCACTGGTGTGCGCATAGAATAAATTTCAGATATCTGATGTTCATgggcatttttctttttcctgcACATTCAACAGTCATGGTTAGCAAAACTGATTTGCATGGCATTGTAACGCATGACAAAATGGACTGCTTCATTCAATCCCCATACCTCCATTATTATACATCTCATACATAGAACGATCAAATCAAATAGGAGGATTGCGGAAATCAGTAAGTAATTCATTCTGTTTGAAACATGGATGCAAACAGTAACATTTTCACTTTAAAATTTCAGTAGAAACTAACAATTGCAGCGCCAATGGGTGGGATACAGCACATATAGGCTTCATCAGCATCGTCGTAGGGCTATATAGAGACATCGCAGAAAAGATCTAGCTTCATGGCACTTCTACTTATAACAACAGCTCGTTTTCATTCTGGCAATGTTTAAACTGATTTCGAGCTCCACCAAGATATTCGTGAATCCAAGGCAGAACGTCCATATAAACATCCTGAAAGGCTATATTCCTGTGAAAACAGGATGTGTTACTTGTCCAGCTGCACAAAATTGTCGTTTTGGTTTTACATCAAATACAATGCTTCTGGTCGAAATCATCTTGTGATAGTAAACCCAACACAAGCGTTTTAAGCCTCTCTGCACCAGGCCCGGGCCTGAGGTCGTCCACCTTGCTTACAGTAAAATAATGATCAGTAGCATTCTCTTCCAAAATATCATGCCAACCACCAGGCACAAATCCACCGGGATCACGACCCAAAATCTCCTTGTCAATCTTGTCAAGCACTGGATCATCCCTGCCAAACTTTCTAGCAAAAGGCGCATTGCTATCAATCATCCCCTGGAAATCATTGAGGGTAAGATAGTGCGGATGCTGCTTAGGTGGGTTGTCCCATGATATGTAATGCAGGTCATGGTTGACAGTAGTGTTGCGGAATTCATCAGCATTGCAGATGACAGTGTGGAAGTACCCCTCAGGCGATGAGATGAAGTTTGCATAGTACATCAACACAGTGCGTGGAAGGTTATCCCAGCCCCATAAGCAAAACTCGATGAACTGGTGGGTCAGCATCATCCAAGCCGAGCCTGGGACAACATGAAAAGATCACCATGTAATAAGAAACTCTGATGCAAAACCAATCTCTTTcagcatatataaataaacacaagtagctaaaatgtataaaataccACCATCTGCATATTTTATTCACATACAATACCTGATAATACACTTTGACTAACTTCAGAAGCATATGTACAGAGTCAAATGTAGTCAAATACTGCTACTAGGCTACATTTGTGAGTCATTCTGGGAAAGGACTACAAAAGCCAGAAACATAAATATGACTACCTTTCAGACTTTCAGTTATGCTTCAAAGTCAATAAGTAGAAAGTCATTATAGATCCAAGCACAAGGCATACTATGCAACACAGGAAATCATCAGAATCAGCTGAATAAATACACCTAATTAAACACCAAGATATCTGGTTTCGTCCATGCCTTGGATCTATCTTGCACATGTTAATGAACAACCTTATGCTGCAGCttcaaattttgcaaacaaCTTCCTATTCAGACTCAAAGTAAACTTCTATCATGGCATCAGTATCAATATCGTAATTGACACTAGATTCTCCATGTCATGAATGTCAATGTCTAAATTATTCCAGGACTTGAACAGTCACTATCTTTCAAAAAAACACAATCCTTCTAATCAATTGTCCAAGGCAATGGCAAATgatcatttttatattatactGGAAGAGTTTCATTGCTTCACAGGGTACTCTGTATCTTTATAATTCATGATGATCACAATAAATCTTATAGTGAACCATatattttctcagattttattgcctTTATATGTCAGCATCAATTCATAGGCAGTCTAGCACAAAACTCAAAACTAAAGCAAATTAGCTTATGCACAGACTCAGCgtgtaaatttaaaatctacTTGCCTGACAAGTTGGATCAGTCAAGGCTATATATGCACGTTCTACCATACCAAAAACTGGAATTAGTGTTGATAGAAATTGACAAATaacaaatacaataaaacaCAAACATTATATGCATTGTTTACCAGTAAAGAGCCTGAATGCAGATGGCACACCCCTTTGCTCAGAAACCCAAAACAAATCTGACTTATGCAGGTCATAAAGCCCTGGGTCTAAGATTAGAGGCCTTGCCCTTTGGGTCCTGCACATGCAACAAAAGTCCTTCTCAGAAACTGAGAAACCACACTAGAGAGCATTTTAGCCAAAAAAAAGCACATCCTTCGTGTCTATAGCTTACTCTTTCCATCCAAGGTCACTAGTGTGGTCAATAAAATTCCAGTCCCTAGTTATACTTGATAGAGTGAAGAGTAGATCTGTCCAACCAGAATTTAAACAAGAGAGACTTAGTGTGACTACCAAATAACCAACACAAAAATCTGAACAAGCTAAAAGCAACTAATAATTGATAGTCAAATTGAAAATCAGTGTTCATTGTGCATTATCCAAGTTGATAATCTCATCACAAGAAAAATTCAGAAGTTCATAGGCATTACAGAATCAGGTAAAAGCAGcccaataataaaagaaaaacaaatgcatGAATCATACTTGTAAACAAATGTCTATAACAAAGTAAGAGTTGATGTACACCAACAAATAACTCATGCCACAAGAATGATACATGTTTTGGAGGCATAATCATTAATCAATGGaatgaagaatgaaaaaaaaaaattcatatatgatGTCACTTGCCCAACTCAATTAGATACCGCATACTTCAAAGAAATCCAAAAGTGGAATGTAATGAAGAATCATCCTAGTCAAGCAGCATCAGAAAATCATTCTCAACAAAAGATCTACACAAATATCATATAATTCTCAATATAACGCTTAGaataaaagagaaggtatccaatttattgaaaatttattgcAAAACCTTCCCAAGTTTTCACTTTTAAACCTCAATAACATTCAGCCAATAAAAAAGGTCACAAAACCAACAACCAGCATCACAAAAGAATATGACATGATTAgcagaaaaaataagaaaattccCCTATTTCCTaatcaaataaatgcaaattCAAAAGCTTAGATTAAGAAACCAAAGCACCAACACCAAATCTCACCATCCTGAGTGACAAGCGGATAATCAGAGGAGCTAAGGTTTATAAACCAATCCCAATAGCCTCCCTCCTTGAGCAAGATCGACGCGGCATGGAGCGTGTTGGCCACCATCGTCGGTCCCCTATAGGTCACCAAATTCGCACGCGTGATCACCCAAACATTTCCAAACCTTTGGTAAACGGGATCTCTACGAATGGAAGCCGCAAGCTCAAGCCGCTCGGCGGGCGGTGACTCAAGATCGAGATGAACCGCGTATCGGTTAGCCGGATGGTAGAGAGCGCGAAGAGTCCGCTGGATGCTGCCGCCATCGCCAGCAGAGCCAGAGATCAAGTAGGCGATGCGGGGAACAGAGGCGGAAGACACAGTCCGGGGAAGGCGGAGcttggcctcgatgaagaggtAGGGATCGGAGGAAGGGGAAGCCGGGAAGGAGCAGAGGGAAAGCGCGTGGCAGAGAgaagaggatgaggaggaggaggaggaggagaagagggaTAGGGTGATGAGGACGCAAGAGATGAGAAGGGAAGCAAGGAGCGGGAACAGCCATCGTTTCACCCTCTGCGGCACCTTCGTCTCCATTGTTGGAGTTGAAATGTAAGCGGTAATGTTACCGCCCGCCTACCTCATCTGTCGGCCTCGACGTTCAAAAGTGGATCATCAGACTGTTATAACTTATAAGTGACAAGGAGGTGAAATTACCGCTACATGCATTAAATATTCGACACATTGCCGACTGTGGGAATGTGGAGCCTGATCTAGTTAGTATATGAGATTGTTAGATAGATGATCATGACATgcgtcaattttttttttcttctttaatgtgTTTAAaagtatgtgtgtgtttttttaatatttaggtTTTGCCTCTAATAAGAGGTACTATTTCTAGCACATTATATGGAGGgaaaattctttctttttttttttctttcactgtttttttataaagaagatTAACTATACTCCATaatcaatattatataaaaaataataatccctCAATCTCTCACttgacaaatttaaaaattaaaaaaaaaaaactattcttCTAATTTAAAAGTGATTGAAgctatttcttttattgagaTTGATAAATACTCAATTTACCTCTAATATATTGTTATGCGAGGAAAATTACACCATTTTTGAAAGGCAATAAGGATCTTGTTTTAAAATTACTCAGGCTCTTGGTAGGTTGCTtcactgaaatttttttttattagcattTTCCATCTATTCCTCCACCACATGGGCTCCCTCTTTAAAATTATTGGAAACTATGGTGGAAAACATACCATAAACTTTACAATAATGCATTTTTGGGGTCCGTTTGATTTGGACAAAGGTATAGTACAAGAGTACAGTACATCACAAGTGTTTGTAATACAACTCAAGTATTTGTCTTGTGTCATGTTTGATATTCAAAGGTcaacacaaattaatataacacaattaaatataaaattactataatactCTATATTCCTATAGTATtgtggaataaaaaaattaacaaaaaaattaaattaaattacttggcacaaatatatttttaaaattttaaatatattaaataataattatttatgaaaaatatattataaattttgttaacatttcttatcttattaaaaaaaaactaattatcttgatatttttaactataattcacaagattaaataagtttattataattagagataagaaaaatcttaacataataatcattttttatttaataaataaatttaaaaaattggcaTAGAAGAAGACTGGTAGATCTTGAAAGATGCCCGGAAACCCTAAAATTCtcaaagaaaatagaaagtAAGAAGGGGAAAGGCaagagaagaggagagagaTTTGAAAAGGAAAGTACCGCGGTGGAGTGAAAGGCCGGGGAAAGAGGTTCACGGCCGTGTTGGATGGGATGcgtttttagttaattattgtaatttttggatttaaagtGGGGTAAAATTGACTTTTGTTGTGCTGTCCCATAACTTAAAACTTGTACCGTGGTTTTGGtgggacaatttttttttccaatttgtGATGTACTTAAACACATTGTTGTGCTGTACCCTAAACATATTTGCAAATCAAATAAGAGACAATAGAGTTTGTGCTGTCATGTCCCTCATTTTTTTA is a window of Dioscorea cayenensis subsp. rotundata cultivar TDr96_F1 chromosome 5, TDr96_F1_v2_PseudoChromosome.rev07_lg8_w22 25.fasta, whole genome shotgun sequence DNA encoding:
- the LOC120261046 gene encoding 2-alkenal reductase (NADP(+)-dependent)-like; the protein is MEVDNKFVALKEYVHGQPSESNFEVKTAPLALTLKKGSNQIIVKNFYVSIDPYQINRIKAYSSSHKASGFSTQIGLGERVDAFGVGSVVASVNEEFKEGDLVAGLLNWEEYTVVQPRTILNKITDEFALSYHVGVLGPSGLAAYAGFYEVCKPKNGNTVFVSAASGSVGNLVGQFAKLSGCYVVGCAGNKNKVDLLKEKLGFDEAFNYKEEPDFKLALKRYFPDGIDIYFDNVGGEMLEAAIVNMKPFGRVALCGVISEYTSAGPRAAPNMLDVIYKRINIKGFLAYDYLHIYNEFISTTQDHLRHDRLQVLEDISQGIESVPTAFSGLFRGDNVGKKSVKIGNG
- the LOC120261044 gene encoding beta-glucuronosyltransferase GlcAT14A-like; translated protein: METKVPQRVKRWLFPLLASLLISCVLITLSLFSSSSSSSSSSLCHALSLCSFPASPSSDPYLFIEAKLRLPRTVSSASVPRIAYLISGSAGDGGSIQRTLRALYHPANRYAVHLDLESPPAERLELAASIRRDPVYQRFGNVWVITRANLVTYRGPTMVANTLHAASILLKEGGYWDWFINLSSSDYPLVTQDDLLFTLSSITRDWNFIDHTSDLGWKETQRARPLILDPGLYDLHKSDLFWVSEQRGVPSAFRLFTGSAWMMLTHQFIEFCLWGWDNLPRTVLMYYANFISSPEGYFHTVICNADEFRNTTVNHDLHYISWDNPPKQHPHYLTLNDFQGMIDSNAPFARKFGRDDPVLDKIDKEILGRDPGGFVPGGWHDILEENATDHYFTVSKVDDLRPGPGAERLKTLVLGLLSQDDFDQKHCI